In Nonomuraea sp. NBC_00507, the following are encoded in one genomic region:
- a CDS encoding DNA glycosylase AlkZ-like family protein, whose protein sequence is MTTKVTWAQILAWRLRRQFVSGAGGPDAVSVARRLCGVQTQVPSSAQLAVAVRSAKPEPGEIDRALWTDRTLAKTWIMRGTLHLVPADELAGYCAALSTLRFWEKGSWQRGHGVTAAEIAAIIEAVPQALSDGAERPLTREELVDAVVEVTGNAHLRQALTSGWGALLKPLSRLGELCYGPPREGRVTFTAPRAWIPGWPSEPPPFEEAGVRVARAFLGAHGPATPEMFDTWLFGGVARKTVLKGWFRDLAPELTEVETEDGTTLPALKEHLDDLAGTRPSAEVHLLPGFDQYILAAPRTLAPLLPPSLKPKVSRQAGWISPVVVHEGRVAGVWEARNGDIALDLDAPVPQGSLEEAVARVRGLLKP, encoded by the coding sequence GTGACGACGAAGGTGACCTGGGCGCAGATCCTCGCGTGGCGCCTGCGCAGGCAGTTCGTGAGCGGAGCCGGCGGGCCCGACGCCGTGAGCGTGGCCCGGAGGTTGTGCGGCGTGCAGACCCAGGTCCCGTCGTCGGCGCAGCTGGCGGTGGCGGTCAGGAGCGCCAAGCCCGAGCCTGGCGAGATCGACCGCGCCCTGTGGACCGACCGGACGCTCGCCAAGACGTGGATCATGCGCGGCACCCTCCATCTCGTCCCCGCCGACGAGCTGGCCGGATACTGCGCCGCCCTGAGCACATTGCGGTTCTGGGAGAAGGGGTCGTGGCAGCGCGGCCACGGGGTGACCGCCGCCGAGATCGCGGCGATCATCGAGGCGGTCCCGCAGGCGCTGAGCGATGGAGCTGAGCGCCCGCTGACCCGCGAGGAGCTGGTCGACGCCGTGGTGGAGGTGACCGGCAACGCTCACCTGCGGCAGGCGCTCACCTCCGGTTGGGGCGCGCTGCTCAAGCCGCTCAGCCGCCTGGGCGAGCTGTGCTACGGCCCGCCCCGCGAAGGCAGGGTGACGTTCACCGCCCCGCGCGCCTGGATCCCCGGCTGGCCCTCCGAGCCGCCGCCGTTCGAGGAGGCGGGCGTCCGCGTGGCGCGGGCGTTCCTCGGCGCGCACGGCCCGGCGACGCCGGAGATGTTCGACACCTGGCTGTTCGGCGGCGTGGCCAGGAAGACCGTGCTGAAGGGCTGGTTCCGCGACCTGGCGCCGGAGCTGACCGAGGTCGAGACCGAGGACGGGACGACCCTGCCGGCGCTGAAGGAGCACCTGGACGACCTGGCGGGCACCCGGCCGTCCGCCGAGGTCCACCTGCTGCCGGGCTTCGATCAATACATTCTGGCCGCCCCGCGCACGCTGGCCCCGCTCCTCCCGCCGTCGCTCAAACCCAAGGTCAGCCGGCAGGCAGGCTGGATCTCCCCCGTGGTCGTCCACGAGGGCCGGGTGGCGGGCGTCTGGGAGGCCAGAAACGGCGACATCGCCCTGGACCTCGACGCACCGGTGCCCCAGGGGTCGCTGGAGGAGGCCGTCGCCCGCGTGCGCGGCCTCCTGAAACCCTAG
- a CDS encoding ABC transporter family substrate-binding protein yields the protein MKAARLVTAAAVVVALGGCGGGTGNGPGTGDGAGDDHTVKAFDINPQPRDKVKDGGTLRWGINEFPAQWNRNHVDGNLAVAASVSNALLPSPFVSDEKAEISVNRDYVLDAKVTDQRPEQVVTYTLNPKARWSDGRPITWADYQAQWQALNGRDSAYRIVSATGYQDIKKVARGKDDFEVIVTFARPFSDWQALFGPLLPAATNRTPEAFNTAWLNKIPVTAGPFKFGGFDQTAKTITLVRDDAWWGERAKLDKIIYRASEQDSLIGAFSNGELDIIDIGPSAPDYARAKATAGAQVRQAAGPDFRHFTFNGSSELLRDRNVRQAIQLGINRQAIAQSDLQGLNWPIALLNNHFFMNTQEGYQDNAGALGVYNPQRARQLLDAAGWKLNGAVRQKNGKTLDLRFVVPSGVQISKAEGELAQSMLAQIGVKLTIKAVPSDDFFTSYVIPGNFDITPFAYIGTPFPVSSSYGIYANSPDGKTWNANFGRTGSAAIDQAMSRAAQSLDPVRARAATNAADELIWQEVNVLPLYQRPQLVATKATLANAGARGFYDLRYENIGFMR from the coding sequence ATGAAAGCAGCACGTCTTGTCACGGCCGCCGCCGTTGTCGTGGCACTGGGAGGGTGCGGCGGCGGGACGGGAAACGGCCCTGGGACCGGGGATGGAGCCGGCGACGACCATACGGTCAAGGCCTTCGACATCAACCCGCAGCCGCGCGACAAGGTCAAGGACGGGGGGACGCTGCGGTGGGGGATCAACGAGTTCCCCGCGCAGTGGAACAGGAACCACGTGGACGGCAACCTGGCCGTGGCGGCCTCGGTGAGCAACGCGCTGCTGCCGTCACCGTTCGTGTCGGACGAGAAGGCGGAGATCTCCGTCAACCGGGACTACGTGCTGGACGCGAAGGTCACCGATCAGCGGCCCGAGCAGGTGGTGACGTACACACTGAACCCGAAGGCACGCTGGTCCGACGGGCGGCCGATCACATGGGCCGACTACCAGGCGCAGTGGCAGGCACTGAACGGGCGGGACTCGGCCTACCGCATCGTCTCGGCCACCGGCTACCAGGACATCAAGAAGGTGGCGCGGGGGAAGGACGACTTCGAGGTGATCGTCACGTTCGCCCGGCCGTTCAGCGACTGGCAGGCGCTCTTCGGTCCGCTGCTGCCCGCCGCCACGAACCGCACGCCGGAGGCGTTCAACACCGCCTGGCTGAACAAGATCCCCGTGACGGCCGGGCCGTTCAAGTTCGGGGGGTTCGACCAGACGGCCAAGACGATCACGCTGGTCCGGGACGATGCCTGGTGGGGTGAGCGGGCCAAGCTCGACAAGATCATTTATCGGGCGTCCGAGCAGGACTCGCTGATCGGGGCGTTCAGCAACGGCGAGCTCGACATCATCGACATAGGCCCGTCCGCCCCCGACTACGCGCGAGCCAAGGCCACGGCGGGGGCACAGGTACGCCAGGCGGCGGGGCCCGACTTCCGGCATTTCACCTTCAACGGGTCGAGCGAGCTGCTGCGGGACCGGAACGTGCGGCAGGCGATCCAGCTGGGCATCAACCGCCAGGCCATCGCGCAGTCCGACCTGCAGGGGCTGAACTGGCCGATCGCGCTGCTGAACAACCACTTCTTCATGAACACCCAGGAGGGCTACCAGGACAACGCGGGGGCGCTGGGGGTGTACAACCCCCAGCGGGCGCGGCAACTGCTGGACGCGGCCGGGTGGAAGCTGAACGGGGCGGTCAGGCAGAAGAACGGCAAGACGCTGGACCTGCGGTTCGTGGTGCCGTCGGGGGTGCAGATCAGCAAGGCGGAAGGGGAACTGGCGCAGAGCATGCTCGCGCAGATCGGGGTGAAGCTGACGATCAAGGCGGTGCCGAGTGACGACTTCTTCACCAGTTACGTGATCCCCGGGAACTTCGACATCACGCCGTTCGCCTACATCGGGACACCGTTCCCCGTGTCCAGCAGTTACGGGATCTACGCGAACTCGCCCGACGGGAAGACGTGGAACGCGAACTTCGGGCGTACCGGGTCGGCGGCCATCGACCAGGCCATGAGCCGGGCCGCGCAGAGCCTGGACCCGGTGCGGGCGCGCGCGGCCACCAACGCCGCTGATGAGCTGATCTGGCAGGAGGTGAACGTGCTGCCGCTCTACCAGCGGCCGCAGTTGGTCGCGACCAAGGCGACGCTGGCCAACGCGGGGGCGCGCGGCTTCTACGACCTCCGCTACGAGAACATCGGCTTCATGCGCTGA
- a CDS encoding ABC transporter ATP-binding protein: MSPVLEVTDLNVAFGDVPAVRGISFSVRPGEVLGIVGESGSGKSVTSAAVMGLLPPGARVTGSVRLHGKELIGAPERELTALRGKTMSMVFQDPLSALTPVYRVGDQIAEAVRVHQRVSKETALVKAIELLELVGIPHPAERALAFPHEFSGGMRQRVVIAMAIANDPDVIICDEPTTALDVTIQAQVLEVLKKAQRKTGAAIIMITHDLGVVAGFADRVLVMYAGRPVEVGDVDDIYYGPRMPYTVGLLGSVPRVDRGGRRPLVPIEGNPPSPAALPPGCPFAPRCPMKVDACDEGEPPLFEVGAGHGAACIRWDEVHPPGLAEPAGPREARAARGERTVLEVRDLVKDYPLVRGAVFKRRVGTVHAVAGVGFDVREGETLGLVGESGSGKTTTLTQILELAKPQEGRIVVLGHDTARLGRGERTAIRRDMQVVFQDPMASLDPRMTVHDILAEPLRTHGRRAPGRRVAELLSLVGLDLSHAARYPQDFSGGQRQRIGIARALALEPQLLVLDEPVSALDVSIQAGVINLLDALRARLGLSYLFVAHDLAVVRYIADRVAVMHLGKIAEIGQVDAVYEAPAHPYTQALLSAIPLPDPVRERSRRRILLHGDLPSPAHPPSGCRFRTRCPKFRAELTDEERKRCVDVEPEVRPLGEDQGAACHYAERREVV, translated from the coding sequence ATGAGCCCGGTCCTCGAGGTGACCGACCTCAACGTGGCGTTCGGAGACGTGCCGGCGGTGCGCGGGATCAGCTTTTCCGTACGCCCCGGCGAGGTCCTCGGCATCGTGGGCGAGTCCGGCTCGGGCAAGTCCGTCACCTCGGCCGCCGTCATGGGGCTGCTGCCGCCCGGCGCACGCGTCACCGGATCGGTGCGGCTGCACGGCAAGGAGCTGATCGGGGCCCCGGAACGGGAGCTGACCGCGTTGCGCGGCAAGACCATGTCGATGGTGTTCCAGGACCCGCTGTCGGCGCTCACCCCGGTCTACCGGGTCGGCGACCAGATCGCCGAGGCCGTGCGCGTGCACCAGCGGGTCAGCAAGGAGACCGCCCTGGTCAAGGCCATCGAGCTGCTGGAGCTCGTCGGCATCCCGCATCCGGCCGAGCGGGCGCTGGCCTTCCCGCACGAGTTCTCCGGCGGCATGCGGCAGCGCGTGGTGATCGCGATGGCCATCGCCAACGACCCCGACGTGATCATCTGCGACGAGCCGACCACGGCGCTCGACGTCACCATCCAGGCGCAGGTGCTGGAGGTGCTCAAGAAGGCGCAACGGAAGACCGGCGCCGCCATCATCATGATCACGCACGATCTCGGCGTGGTCGCCGGGTTCGCCGACCGGGTCCTGGTCATGTACGCCGGGCGCCCGGTCGAGGTGGGCGACGTGGACGACATCTACTACGGGCCGCGCATGCCGTACACCGTGGGCCTGCTGGGCTCCGTGCCGCGGGTGGACCGGGGCGGGCGGAGGCCGCTCGTGCCGATCGAAGGCAACCCGCCCTCGCCGGCGGCGCTGCCGCCGGGGTGCCCGTTCGCGCCGCGCTGCCCGATGAAGGTGGACGCGTGCGACGAGGGAGAGCCGCCGCTGTTCGAAGTGGGGGCCGGGCACGGGGCGGCGTGCATCCGGTGGGACGAAGTGCATCCGCCGGGGCTCGCGGAGCCGGCGGGGCCGCGGGAGGCCCGGGCGGCGCGCGGCGAGCGCACGGTGCTGGAGGTCCGCGACCTGGTCAAGGACTATCCGCTGGTGCGCGGGGCGGTGTTCAAGCGCCGGGTGGGCACTGTGCACGCCGTGGCCGGGGTCGGGTTCGACGTACGGGAGGGCGAGACGCTCGGGCTGGTCGGCGAGTCGGGCAGCGGCAAGACGACCACGCTGACGCAGATACTCGAGCTGGCCAAGCCGCAGGAGGGCCGCATCGTCGTGCTCGGGCACGACACGGCCCGGCTCGGCCGAGGGGAGCGCACCGCGATCAGGCGTGACATGCAGGTCGTCTTCCAGGACCCGATGGCCTCGCTCGACCCGCGCATGACCGTGCACGACATCCTGGCCGAGCCGTTGCGCACCCACGGGCGGCGCGCCCCCGGGCGGCGGGTCGCCGAGCTGCTATCCCTGGTCGGGCTGGACCTCTCGCACGCCGCCCGCTACCCGCAGGACTTCTCGGGCGGGCAGCGGCAGCGCATCGGCATCGCCAGGGCGCTCGCGCTGGAGCCCCAGCTGCTGGTGCTGGACGAGCCTGTCTCGGCACTCGACGTGTCGATCCAGGCTGGGGTGATCAATCTGCTCGACGCCCTGAGGGCCAGGCTCGGGCTGTCTTACCTGTTCGTGGCGCACGACCTGGCCGTGGTGCGCTACATCGCCGACCGGGTCGCGGTGATGCACCTCGGCAAGATCGCCGAGATCGGCCAGGTGGACGCCGTGTACGAGGCCCCGGCGCATCCGTACACGCAGGCTCTGCTGTCGGCGATCCCGCTGCCCGATCCGGTACGCGAGCGGTCACGGCGGCGCATCCTGCTCCACGGCGACCTGCCCAGCCCGGCCCACCCTCCGTCGGGCTGCCGTTTCCGCACCAGGTGCCCCAAGTTCCGTGCCGAGCTGACCGACGAAGAGCGCAAGCGCTGCGTGGACGTCGAGCCCGAGGTGCGGCCGCTGGGCGAGGACCAGGGCGCGGCCTGCCACTACGCCGAGCGGCGTGAAGTCGTATAG